The genome window GACAACGGGGTTCTGCCCCCTTGCACTTGTCCTTTCACTCTAATTGGTTAGGGGGGATGTCTATGCTAATTTATGTCGAGCCCCTGCACCTGACTCCCTCTGCGTTACTGAAGAATGTGGGGCCAAGACAGCCTCTCAGCATCAGCTATTTATTCAACAGTCCATCCCTCTACATGAACCCTCATTCTAACATTCTTCCGTCGCTGTGTGTGAGTCGTTGTGAATGACAGGGTGCGCTTGATATTCACATAGAGGgactgtaggctactataagATGCCACGATCTTTCTTGGTGAAGAAACATCTCCCATATAAAAAGCCAAACTATGGTATGCTGGATTCAAAGAAACACGGTAAGACATTTCTTTCAAATTACAGTTTTGTTGTAGGGTTTTAAAAGGGTTTAAATATTCTGTTAGCCTATaataaatttaattaaaatggcaTGTCAAAAAGCACCAGCCGATATTTAGCACAGAGTTACATGAAATACTTTACAAGTAGCCCAACCTATTTAACGCACTTTACGTTTGCCTACTCGCGTTGTAAACAGAAACTCTGAGGACCACACAATGTCAACGTCTAATATTTGTCTGGTAGTAATGTTTGTCAGCAGATGATTCGTGAGTTTTTAAGACACAATTTCCCCTCGGATACCGAGAGGCTGATGGAGTTAAGCAGGTGCAAAATCTCACACAAAAGGGGCTGGTTGTTCTCTCTTTTTGGGTTGTGAAGGGTCCTATTAAACTCATTGAACGGCTAATACAGTGCCTATGAGGTTCCTTTTATCCTTTTTTGTTCAACTTCATCCTTTTAACCAAACTAGCACTCAACCTTTTTAGTACCAGAGAAAGTACCACAATTACAACTGAAAGAGTAGTGGAGCATACTGATGATGCAGCTAGGTATGAGGCAAATTAAAGTTTCATACTTATGAGTATTGTTGCCATAACAAAAAAAGCCTATATTAtgacaagtagcctaaattaaaCCTGTTATTGCACTTGCCTCAAAGAAGCCAGTTATTGCACTTGCCCCAAAGAAGCCACTACTGTATTGAAGATGTGTGAAGAACACAACATTTACTGCTGAGTGCATTTTTGCATGAGGATGAGACAAAATAAAGTGATAGTTTGGCATGACCACCAGCATCTCCAATTGGCATGTTTTATTGTTCCAGGACTTCATGTCGGTCTGCCCGAGTACTCATGCAGCATGTCAAGTCCTCAGCAGTCCATTCTGTGCTTGGAAACGGAACCGTGTCTGACCGCCTCCACTCCAAACACCCTCACACAGATGGACCTCTTCCACGCACCGGTGTCCAAAACGCAGCCCACGCAACCCAGCCACGTAGCCTCACAGAGCCCAGAGCACGAGCACGCCACCTTTCCTGGCGCCTCTGCTGCTCCCCATCTCCTCAGAGACTCACACGAGCCTCTGGACCTGCTGAGGCCGCCTGTGGACCTCCAGTGCTTCCGCCCGATGCAGGAGCTGTGTGTCCCGGGGGAGGTGGTCCCCAGCAGTCCTGCAACGCTCCACGGGCTGCAGGGTCCCATTGGCCAGGAACGCTTTGAGTGCTTCAACTGCCATAAGGCCTACTTCACCTTCTCCGGCTTGGCCAAGCACCAGCAGCTTCATTGCGAGTGGCAGTGTCATAAGTTTTTCAGCTGCAAGTATTGTGATAAAGAGTATGTGAGCCTGGGTGCCCTGAAgatgcacatacgcacacacacattgccttgTGTTTGCAAGCTCTGTGGGAAGGCCTTTTCCAGGCCTTGGCTACTGCAGGGCCACATCcggacacacacaggtaaaggtaacccacacacacacacacacacacacacacacactttagaatATGTTCTATTGAAAAAAAGTGATTTCGCATAGCCAAGTAGGCTTATGAAATTACAGCCAGATATATACAAATAATTTATTCTCTGTTGTTAAATTCTTTTCAAGTGCATGTCAAAAACTGGGTCATAGGTTGTAAGGATGACAAAATCAGTTCTCAATTTTAAATAATTGTTGgtattgtgtagtgttttaaaATAATTCTATCCATTTAATTTTAAAGTTAGAAATGATATCACTCATTACAAAATGATGGTATATTTAGATCA of Alosa alosa isolate M-15738 ecotype Scorff River chromosome 14, AALO_Geno_1.1, whole genome shotgun sequence contains these proteins:
- the snai3 gene encoding zinc finger protein SNAI3; translated protein: MPRSFLVKKHLPYKKPNYGMLDSKKHGLHVGLPEYSCSMSSPQQSILCLETEPCLTASTPNTLTQMDLFHAPVSKTQPTQPSHVASQSPEHEHATFPGASAAPHLLRDSHEPLDLLRPPVDLQCFRPMQELCVPGEVVPSSPATLHGLQGPIGQERFECFNCHKAYFTFSGLAKHQQLHCEWQCHKFFSCKYCDKEYVSLGALKMHIRTHTLPCVCKLCGKAFSRPWLLQGHIRTHTGEKPFSCPHCSRAFADRSNLRAHLQTHSDIKKYQCRSCSKTFSRISLLSKHEEAGCCPMS